A single Tamandua tetradactyla isolate mTamTet1 chromosome X, mTamTet1.pri, whole genome shotgun sequence DNA region contains:
- the ERCC6L gene encoding DNA excision repair protein ERCC-6-like translates to MEASRVFAEAEAVNPEQAASYLRYVREAKEATKNGDLEEALKLFNLAKDIFPNEKVMSRIQKIQEALEELAEHGDDEFTDVCNCGLLLYRELHNQLFEHQKEGVAFLYSLYQEGRKGGILADDMGLGKTVQIIAFLSGMFDAALVNHVLLIMPTSLISTWIKEFVKWTPGMRVKVFHGPSKDERTRNLSRIQQRNGVIITTYQMLINNWQQLSSLNGQEFVWDYVILDEAHKIKTSSTKSAICARTIPANNRILLTGTPVQNNLQELWSLFDFACQGSLLGTLKTFKMEYENPITRAREKDATPGEKALGFKISENLMAIIKPYFLRRTKEEVQKKKSYNPVIRLSEENPDADAICEMPSLSRKNDLIIWIRLVPLQEEIYRKFVSLDHIKELLMETRSPLAELSVLKKLCDHPRLLSERACRLLNLGGRRFSAQDENEGEDSPDVDYIDQATDDTLMEESGKMIFLMDLLKRLRDEGHQTLVFSQSRQILNIIEHLLKNRHFKTLRIDGRITQLLEREKRINLFQKNKDYSVFLLTTQVGGVGLTLTAATRVIIFDPSWNPATDAQAVDRVYRIGQKENVVVYRLITCGTVEEKIYRRQVFKDSLVRQTTGDKKNPFRYFSKQELRELFTIEDFQNSATQLQLQSLHAAQRRSDKKLDEHIAYLHSLGIAGISDHDLMYTHDLSGNEELDVIEESHYIQQRVQKAQFLVEFESQNTELLIERQRTGNEEAWLREPVFPSQSKKKCPKLNKPQPRPSPPITIHRTQEEDISSQMASVTIDDLVEVSEKQDLSNIQMNPTVLQDDRHTHDSKFDAQFIVTLPGECGSVEEMGTDSLLEVARSFTTENETLQKEALKDGPKQETLQEDPLGGCSYLFSKSVRADLEPDQDQPKDNESLQHCNLWPINPITSQNRNTDSNTPVIEITDDLSASHSRLQDAEANEVKLEQEPLASSPQYACDFNLFLEDSADNGQNLSSQPLEHVDKENSLCGAAVNSREDFVHSKACFSFEFSEKDDEPEEEVVNVKIRSKARRIVSDDEDEGDSFKGIFSTTSFSTSPFQFLSVKQFDASTPKNNGSLPGRFFSPKISDSGNKSINSRRSLASRRSLINVVLDHVEDMEERLDNSSEAHGTGDYLEEGAEEGSREASEYTEEDTSREILSSENRSSWLATSKPDALAQEASVGDPEPLSGKPLVNSPQDRTVEAMNDYETLVMRGKELKECGKIQEALNCLVKALDIKSADPEVMLMTLSLYKQLNKT, encoded by the coding sequence atATGTGAGAGAGGCCAAAGAAGCAACTAAAAATGGTGATCTGGAAGAAGCTCTTAAACTTTTCAATTTGGCAAAGGACATTTTTCCCAATGAAAAGGTAATGAGCAGAATCCAAAAAATACAAGAAGCCTTGGAGGAGTTGGCTGAACATGGAGATGATGAATTCACAGATGTGTGCAACTGTGGCTTGCTGCTCTATCGAGAATTGCACAACCAGTTGTTTGAGCACCAGAAGGAAGGTGTAGCTTTCCTCTATAGCCTAtatcaggaaggaagaaaaggtggTATCTTGGCAGATGATATGGGATTAGGGAAGACTGTTCAAATCATTGCTTTCCTTTCTGGTATGTTTGATGCTGCACTTGTGAATCATGTGCTGCTGATCATGCCAACCAGTCTTATTAGCACGTGgataaaagaatttgtcaagtgGACTCCAGGAATGAGAGTCAAAGTCTTTCATGGTCCTAGCAAAGATGAACGCACCAGAAACCTCAGTCGGATTCAGCAAAGGAATGGCGTCATTATCACTACATACCAAATGTTAATCAATAATTGGCAGCAGCTTTCAAGCTTGAATGGCCAAGAGTTTGTGTGGGACTATGTTATTCTTGATGaagcacataaaataaaaacctcaTCGACTAAGTCAGCAATATGTGCTCGTACTATTCCTGCAAATAATCGTATCCTCCTCACAGGAACTCCAGTGCAGAATAATTTACAGGAATTGTGGTCCCTATTTGATTTTGCTTGTCAAGGGTCCCTGCTAGGaacattaaaaacttttaaaatggaatatGAAAATCCTATTACTAGAGCAAGAGAAAAGGATGCTACCCCAGGGGAAAAAGCCTTAGgttttaaaatatctgaaaacttaATGGCAATCATTAAACCCTATTTTCTCAGGAGGACAAAAGAAGAAGTACAGAAGAAAAAGTCATACAACCCAGTGATCAGACTTAGTGAAGAGAATCCGGATGCTGATGCTATTTGTGAAATGCCTTCCCTTTCCAGGAAAAATGATTTAATTATTTGGATACGTCTTGTACCTTTACAAGAAGAAATATACAGGAAATTTGTGTCTCTAGATCATATCAAGGAGTTATTGATGGAGACACGCTCACCTTTGGCTGAGCTAAGTGTCTTAAAGAAGCTGTGTGATCATCCTAGGCTGCTGTCTGAACGTGCTTGTCGTTTGCTGAATCTAGGGGGGCGTAGATTTTCTGCTCAAGATGAAAATGAGGGGGAGGATTCCCCTGATGTGGACTATATTGATCAAGCAACTGATGATACACTGATGGAAGAATCTGGAAAAATGATATTCCTAATGGATCTGCTTAAGAGACTAAGAGATGAAGGGCATCAAACTCTGGTGTTTTCCCAATCCAGACAAATCCTAAACATTATCGAACATCTTTTAAAGAATAGGCACTTTAAGACCCTGCGAATAGATGGAAGAATTACTCAACTTTTGGAACGAGAAAAAAGAATTAacttattccagaaaaataaagattactCTGTTTTTCTGCTTACCACGCAAGTAGGTGGTGTGGGCTTAACATTAACTGCAGCAACTAGAGTGATCATTTTTGACCCTAGCTGGAATCCTGCAACTGATGCTCAAGCTGTGGATAGAGTTTACCGAAttggacaaaaagaaaatgttgtaGTTTATAGGCTCATCACTTGTGGGACTgtagaggaaaaaatatacagaagacAAGTTTTCAAAGACTCATTAGTAAGACAAACTACTGGTGACAAGAAGAACCCTTTCAGATATTTTAGTAAACAAGAATTAAGAGAGCTTTTTACCATTGAGGATTTTCAGAACTCTGCAACCCAGCTGCAGCTTCAGTCATTGCATGCTGCTCAGAGGAGATCCGATAAGAAACTAGATGAACATATTGCTTATCTGCACTCTTTAGGGATAGCTGGAATCTCAGACCATGATTTAATGTATACACATGATCTATCTGGTAATGAAGAACTTGATGTGATAGAAGAATCTCATTACATTCAACAAAGGGTTCAGAAAGCTCAATTCCTTGTTGAATTTGAGTCTCAAAATACAGAGCTCCTGATAGAAAGACAAAGAACTGGAAATGAAGAGGCTTGGTTAAGAGAACCTGTATTTCCTTCTCAGTCAAAAAAGAAATGCCCCAAATTGAATAAACCGCAGCCTCGGCCTTCACCTCCTATTACTATTCATCGTACCCAAGAAGAAGATATCAGTTCCCAAATGGCAAGTGTAACTATTGACGATCTGGTTGAAGTGAGTGAGAAACAAGATCTCTCCAATATACAGATGAACCCTACTGTCCTGCAAGATGATAGGCATACACATGACAGTAAATTTGATGCTCAGTTTATAGTTACTTTACCCGGAGAATGTGGAAGTGTTGAAGAAATGGGGACTGACTCTTTATTGGAAGTGGCAAGAAGCTTTACAACTGAAAATGAGACTTTGCAAAAAGAAGCACTGAAAGATGGGCCTAAGCAGGAGACACTGCAGGAGGACCCTCTGGGAGGATGTagttatttatttagcaaatcaGTCAGAGCTGATCTTGAGCCAGATCAAGATCAACCAAAGGATAATGAGAGTTTGCAGCACTGTAATCTCTGGCCCATTAATCCTATAACAAGTCAAAATCGAAATACAGACTCTAATACACCCGTTATTGAAATAACTGATGACTTGTCAGCATCCCATAGTAGACTGCAGGATGCTGAAGCAAATGAGGTCAAGTTGGAGCAGGAACCTTTAGCATCTTCACCACAATATGcatgtgatttcaatcttttcttgGAAGATTCAGCAGACAATGGACAAAATCTTTCCAGTCAGCCTTTGGAGCATGTTGATAAAGAAAACAGCTTATGTGGTGCTGCAGTTAATTCTAGAGAAGACTTTGTGCACAGCAAAGCATGTTTCAGTTTTGAGTTTTCTGAGAAAGATGATGAACCAGAAGAAGAAGTAGTTAATGTGAAAATCAGAAGTAAAGCTAGAAGGATTGTTTCAGATGATGAAGATGAAGGTGATTCTTTTAAAGGTATTTTCAGCACAACTTCATTCAGTACATCTCCCTTTCAGTTCTTATCTGTGAAACAATTTGATGCTTCAACTCCCAAAAATAATGGCAGTCTACCTGGAAGGTTCTTTTCACCTAAAATATCTGACAGTGGAAATAAGTCTATAAATTCTAGAAGATCTCTGGCTTCTAGGAGGTCTCTTATTAATGTGGTTTTAGATCATGTGGAGGATATGGAGGAAAGACTTGACAACAGCAGCGAAGCACATGGTACTGGAGATTATCTGGAAGAAGGAGCAGAGGAAGGCAGCAGAGAAGCCTCAGAGTACACAGAAGAGGATACTTCCAGAGAAATCCTGTCTTCAGAAAATAGGTCCAGCTGGTTAGCTACATCTAAGCCTGATGCTTTAGCTCAGGAGGCCTCAGTTGGTGACCCTGAGCCTTTGTCTGGTAAACCTTTGGTTAATTCTCCCCAGGATAGGACAGTGGAGGCTATGAATGACTATGAGACTCTTGTAATGCGtggaaaagaactgaaagaatgtggaaaaatacaGGAAGCCCTCAACTGCTTAGTTAAAGCACTTGACATAAAAAGCGCAGATCCTGAAGTCATGCTCATGACTTTAAGTTTGTATAAGCAACTTAATAAAACTTGA